The region AGAGACCAAGAACTGCAGCTGGGCTCCAATTTTCGTGAGACAATCGAACTTCAAACTGCCTGCTGATCCTTCAGTACCAGTTATAATGATTGGTCCAGGAACTGGTCTTGCTCCTTTCCGCGGATTCTTGCAGGTTTCTTGCTGTTCGATGATACGTTTGCAgctatacttatatttattctGCGAAATATAGCTAATATATAAATGCACTTGTGATATCAGGAGAGGCTATCCCAAAAACAAGCAGGAGCTGAGCTTGGTCGCTCAGTGTTCTTCTTTGGATGCAGAAACAGCAAGATGGTATGCATCAAACAGAAACTTTGTATAACATGAATATGCTTAAACACCAGAGGGTTCTCTAATATAGCTGACATATCATAACTCTGCAGGACTTCATCTATGAGAATGAGCTGAACACTTTCCTTGAGGAAGGAGCATTGTCTGAGCTAGTTCTCGCTTTCTCTCGTGAGGGCCCGACTAAGGAATACGTCCAGCACAAAATGGCACAGAAAGTAATTGAACTACTTTGACACCTTCATACACATCCATCCACCTGCAAATTCATGTCCTTGTTCAGTGTGCTCATATCTACCTTTGTGTGTCCAGGCTTCCGAGATCTGGGACGTGATCTCTCAGGGTGGTTACATTTACGTCTGTGGTGATGCCAAAGGCATGGCTAGAGATGTACATAGAGTTCTCCACACCATCGTACAGGAACAGGTATTTATCACAGCCGTAAAACGCACCCGGTGTTAAAAATTTGTTTCATTCGTGCATCAATATATTTCCGATGTAAATTAACCACGGTTTTTTGCATTACAGGGATCGCTTGACAGTTCTAAGGCTGAGAGCTTTGTGAAGAGCCTCCAAACGGAGGGTAGGTATCTGAGGGATGTGTGGTAAGAGGTGATTTTCAGGACACCAAAAAAACGCCTGGTATTGTGAGGCGCAACATTCGTTCATATATGTAGTACAGAAGTTCCTTCGAGGAACAATATGACCAAGATGAAAGGCTTTTAGTAgctctacaattttttttcttttctttttctttcttgagtTCCATAAGAGGTTTTTTCATCTGTGtattatagtattatttatatgtacAATATATGAGGACAATTTTGGCAATAAGCCTATGGTAATGTGATGCTAATAATGCTAGATGATGATATCTCGAGTAGGGACTTTATCATGCTAAGTTTGAGGCCTCGTTAGAGATGACTTCTGGCAAGGTGAATTGGTGACAAACTTTCACATATAATAAACACGAAATTCTGACTGTCCAGAGAAGGCAACAAGTTTTAACCCGACAGAGCTCTTTCTGAAACCTGTAGAAGCTTCAGAAGTTCTTGCAAGGTAATGGTTTGTGTGTTCAAAGCCTGGTTCGGTAGGCTATGGCCCTGTTTGTGGAGCAAGGTTTTGACTAGCCAGCGGGTgagaatttggaaaaaaaaaacagttttttagCTTCTGaattctagtttatttattagattttacaaTTGTAGATGCTTAGAATCTAAGgcctcctttgattcaaagaaaattcatatgaattttaggccccctttgattcaaagaaattttataggaattttatttttataggaattttttctacaaaatccTTTGAATAAAGTAGCGAACTCtataaaatcctataaaattcctatagaatgcatctttttatacaagttttagaggaaatttaacaagaggttgaacctcatacaaaaaaaaaatcctttgggTTTATAAATCTACTCaaattcctttgtttttcctatgGTTCAATTAAAcggtcatttttatatttttcctgtgttttgcaatctctgttttacacctatATTTCTGTcagaattttatgtttttcctatttatcTGTTTTTTCGATTCAAAGGGGCtcttagaggattttattcctatagaaatttttcctacaaagcctattgaatcaaaggaatgaatcctatgaaatcctataaaattcctatggatcGCCTCTTCCTATGTAAATTTTACAGAAAATATAACAAGAGttagaacctcatggaaaaaatcctatgagtctttatctcttctcaaattcctgtgtttttacTGCGGTCCAATTAAACGGTCGttcctacgttttttctgtgttttataatcctttgttttacacttgcattcctgtcagaatcctatattttttctattcctctatttttttattcctgtaATTTAAAGGGACCCTAAATGATGTTCGGAAGATCCTTTTGATAGATAGAAGATTACTTGAGAAGCTAAAGCTACCAAAAGCTCTCTGAATAGGACCTGACCTATATACGTCTCCCATTGGATACGGGTTGTTTCCATTGGCATCCAGCTGGCATTAATTAGCATAACAATCAACCACATTGCGGATTAATTAGCATGCCTTGTTCATCAGATGCAAGCTAGTCTTTTAAGCCCTAACAAGAATTCATACTCCATTTCGAGTCTCTTGGATTTCTTGATAACTTCTTTTGTTCTCGACTGGGTCCATACCCTCGCTCGTATGGTCCAGACGCCTTATATCACTAGGTCATTACAAGTCAACAAAAACAAGTTCAATTCGTTCACCAATACTCTAGCTTTCTATTGAAGTTTGCTAAAAGTTGGTTCAGAATGTTATGGTCAGTTCAAAGCTACAGTTTCAGCTACCCTAATCAGGGCAAGCACAGGTTCTGCAGCAATGTTCAGAGAGCATCAGCAACAGGTTGCATTCATCGATAGTATTAGGGCTATGTTCATTGAGAGTGGATTTTGAATTCTCGAGACATCCCCTTATCAGCATGCTATCCAAATggttatgaaataaattatgaaaatagattaatatgagatatatcactacacaaacatacaagttaaCATATGACTTTtataatccataacaaaaataaaaattaaattctgaatattatatgtatacttacaatcatatttgttttttttattatggattgtaaaagtcatatttgaacttacatatttatggagatgtatatttaatactaatatatctttataatttttttaactatttagatgacatgcaataAGGAATGTCCCCTGAAGAGCTTAAAACACTTTCCGTTGTGTTCTTATGAAGATAAAGGataaactattatatgatttttattaaagttatTCAGCTTAAAAACAGTagaattaagtattaaaaatttaaaaatttacttttaaaaatgtgagatgatcaacttatatttagaaactttttttaaaaaaatacattgtgtAGCACTTCGAGAAGCGTGCGTATAAAACTGAGGAATAATATGAGTAAAAAAACGTGTTCCTCCTATTGTAAGATATCCCTCAACCAAATCCATGAAGAATgcaagattaatcaaattgCATGTTTCACAACTTCGAAAATGGTCGAAATTTGCGTTCGTTGGCCACCATCCAGCCTTGATTTTAGCGGATCTACTAAACGGCACGCATTTGTGCACTATCTATTTTACAGTTAACATAGTTCAtgctacctccatcccaaaataaatttatttttagttgttgatACAacgttttaactttttgtcttatttaaatttttttacaataatatttttattattagatgataacatatgaataatactttatgcgtgactaattttttaaatttttttcaaataagacaaatgatcaaaacaTTGGATacaaaaatcgaaaaataaagttattatgaaacagatgtaatattaaataattacacaTTAATGAACTAGAGCGTTTTTGCTGACAGTTTGAAACTGTTAGGGCATGTTTAATGGTAGAGCTCACTGTGAGCACTATCTCAAACAACGTCAGCAAtaaaagtctattttattataatatgtacAAAGGTAGAGTCATCTgtgatttcttcattaatgtaataaaatatttttattactttagttttctttttatacaccCTTATGTaagaaagtttcctttaataaatgctaacagtttttctctctcatttctCTACGTTACCAAATTTGTTTACGTGACGActgagagagtcagctaataagcaTTTTTTACGCGCTTAGCCACTGAACCAAGGAGACTGCAGAACGCACCAAAGCAAGTTAACAAACTTCTCTCTAAGATCAATTTTGCACTtgcttgtttattttaaaattgattctGTTTAAGCAATCGTTACATTGAAGTAGAACTATGCAattaataaacaaaaacaagatAAACTAAGGAAATTGCATTGAAGTTTGTGAGAGcatgcaataaataaattgaaaccAGATAAAGCAGGGAAATATTGCATTGACATTTGATAAAACGAgggtattttagtctttttcttttatattagtatgtGCGGATGGATCAAAGAATGAAGTTATCTTGGGCCAGAAGTGTAGTAGTAAAATAGTAATCCGTTAAGAACTATTACAAATATTAGACCTTTAGcattggaaaagaaaagcacAAAAAATTTGATGGTAGATTCTTTATTGAAAGCTAGTAGTTCGCTGCCACAAGATGGCAGGCAGCAAGAATGCTTACCGTTTTGCCACTAACCTAACAATGTTTTTgctaaatataaaatgttacACCCCTTCATAAAGCAACTAGGACTGAACAATTTTAAGAATGCCCGATCAAGAAATACCGGCAGCATGTCCACCTTCGATGCCTCGGGCTGCACCTGCCTATGCAATAATAGACcagagtttttcttttttttcttctaaaagaACCATTCTTGTAAAATTTCCATTCCaaatctttatttattcatgagAGCTTCCCAATCTTCGAAAGCAGAAATTTGTCTAATCTTTAAAAGGCGGCAAGCCCCATTCATCAGGTTTGAAATCCAGCAATGAACTGAGAACTTGGTCAGCTCCTTTGTGATATGAAACATCCAGCCTCGGATCTGGGACCATCACGGCATACCTGAAAAAGAACAATAAGTTATCAATAGTCATAGTTgtttacacatatatacatgtaatgGCCACATACATTCCAGCATTTTTTGCTGCTGCGACACCAGAAGGTGCATCTTCAAATACCAAGCAATTACTTGGTTCTACTTTGCCCTGAAGCAATATGCAGTGCAATTTCATCAGGtgaaattataatattatgtcTAGTCCACATAACATTCTAAAGGAAATAGAACTTATATAGCAATACCTCAAACCTCCTCATAGCAGCAAGAAATATATCAGGAGATGGCTTGCCAGTCTTCACATCTGGGTCATCCCCCATGACAACATGGTGCATCAGTGTAAACATTTCCTTGTGGTTCTGTGTCTTCAGTGCAAAATGACGTTTATGAGATCTGAAGACACAGGAAGGAAGAACTAATCATATGTTAATCTAATTTGAAAAGCACAAGGTTCGTCAGGAAAAGGATAGTGCACAAAACTGAGAGCAGACATATTGATCATCGTGGATAGATTACCCTGTTGCAACAGCCATTGGCACTCCATTTGCATGGAGATGATGGATCAAACGTAGTGCTCCTGCAACAGAAACAATCCATTTATCTAATCTATGCCTTCTATATAGTTGGAGCCCACTAGTTACAAAGCTCAAAATGCAAACATACCACATCATCACCCACCagcaattattatatttaaagctcAAGAAATATGCTACATCATCTAAAATTCATTAGATTCTAAAGATTAAAATGCAAGCATGCCAAATCATATCCTCTATATCACTTTCACAATATTTCAACATATGTTCACCCACTATTTCAGCATTATTTAACATATAATCATCCATGCATCCTGCAGCAAAACGCAGGGCATCATCTagtatgataaattatgagCAAAACCAAATAAACCCTCTAGTATTGTCTTTTAAATAACCCTTTTGACCTTGCTAATCTCAAAGCTAGAGGTCACAACATACGTTTCAACAAAGGGTACCATTACATTAGACAGTTTCAGAATGGTGCACTCAACTACATGTGTTATATACTAATAACAGATAACCCGATTAAGCCCAAAGTGGTGAACTGTATTACGAAGCATACATCGCGTTACTTCCCCAGTgcacaaaacaaataacagaaagGATACACCGCACCGATAGAGAAACTGATACATAAGACAAAAACCTAAGCAATGCACCTGATTCTGTGTAATTGAACTTCT is a window of Oryza brachyantha chromosome 8, ObraRS2, whole genome shotgun sequence DNA encoding:
- the LOC102703324 gene encoding (DL)-glycerol-3-phosphatase 2 isoform X2, producing the protein MASAADEGSAAAPTPTPRAAVSHVIFDMDGLLLDTEGFYTEVQERILARYGKVFDWSLKAKMMGKKAAESARIFVDECGLAGLLTPEQFLEEREGMLQELFPSCAVLPGALRLIHHLHANGVPMAVATGSHKRHFALKTQNHKEMFTLMHHVVMGDDPDVKTGKPSPDIFLAAMRRFEGKVEPSNCLVFEDAPSGVAAAKNAGMYAVMVPDPRLDVSYHKGADQVLSSLLDFKPDEWGLPPFKD